In one window of Microcaecilia unicolor chromosome 9, aMicUni1.1, whole genome shotgun sequence DNA:
- the SIX1 gene encoding homeobox protein SIX1, translated as MSMLPSFGFTQEQVACVCEVLQQGGNLERLGRFLWSLPACDHLHKNESVLKAKAVVAFHRGNFRELYKILESHQFSAHNHPKLQQLWLKAHYVEAEKLRGRPLGAVGKYRVRRKFPLPRTIWDGEETSYCFKEKSRGVLREWYAHNPYPSPREKRELAEATGLTTTQVSNWFKNRRQRDRAAEAKERENTENNNTSTNKQNQLSPLDGGKSLMSSSEEEFSPPQSPDQNSVLLLPGNLSHPGSASYSLSALSDTQGSHGLQGHQHQLQDSLLGPLTSSLVDLGS; from the exons ATGTCTATGCTGCCTTCCTTCGGCTTCACCCAAGAGCAAGTGGCCTGCGTGTGCGAAGTGCTGCAGCAAGGGGGGAACCTGGAGCGCCTGGGCAGGTTCCTCTGGTCTTTGCCAGCCTGCGATCACCTCCACAAGAACGAGAGCGTGCTGAAAGCCAAGGCGGTGGTCGCTTTCCACCGGGGCAACTTCCGAGAGCTCTACAAGATCCTGGAGAGCCATCAGTTTTCGGCTCACAACCACCCCAAGCTCCAACAGCTGTGGCTCAAGGCGCATTACGTGGAAGCGGAGAAACTGCGGGGCAGACCCCTGGGGGCGGTAGGGAAATACAGGGTCCGTCGAAAATTCCCTCTGCCCAGGACCATCTGGGACGGAGAAGAGACAAGTTATTGCTTTAAAGAGAAATCTCGGGGAGTGCTTAGGGAATGGTACGCGCACAACCCTTACCCATCTCCAAGGGAGAAAAGGGAACTGGCAGAGGCCACTGGGCTCACTACCACCCAGGTCAGCAACTGGTTTAAAAACAGGAGACAGCGAGACCGAGCAGCAGAAGCCAAAGAAAG ggagaATACTGAAAACAATAACACCTCCACCAACAAACAAAATCAACTTTCCCCACTGGATGGGGGCAAATCGCTTATGTCCAGCTCTGAAGAAGAATTTTCACCCCCACAAAGCCCAGATCAGAACTCGGTTCTCCTCTTACCGGGAAATCTCAGCCATCCCGGGAGCGCCAGTTATTCCCTGAGTGCATTAAGTGACACCCAAGGAAGTCACGGCCTTCAGGGGCATCAGCACCAGCTTCAGGACTCCCTGCTGGGACCCCTCACCTCCAGCCTGGTGGATTTGGGCTCCTAA